ATTTTGCTATACAAACCATTAATGAAGGTGAGGTGATTTCCGAGACTTATACACTCGAGTATGGGACGGATTGCTTGGAGATGCATGTTGGAGCCGTCGAGCCCGGCGAtcgtgtggtggtggtggatgatcTGGTTGCAACCGGTGGGACGCTTTCTGCAGCTATAAAACTTCTTGGTGAGCCCCTCCCTCTTCTTCTCTTCTCTCTACATGAAATGTGAATAATCCTTTAATACAAGACTCAACTTGGAGCTTGTGCTACACTAGTACTATAGCAGTAGTCCAGTAAATAAATGGAAGGGGGATAAGTAAGTCAAATGATGTGTGATGCTGACACGGAATAATCTCTCATAGTCTTGCCAAAAAAGACACATCGAGTATCATGCAGTGTAGCCACTTAAGCATCTCAACAGCTTAGTGATAAGTGACAACATGTAGTAGAGTAGAGGACCATCATGTTTTATTGACAAGAAGCAAAGTTTGCCCGTGAGCGTGACAAATTCCTGTTTGAAAGATAAGCCCTATATATGGGGGTGGCTACTAGCTAATTGCATAAAGGTGTGGCTTTGATGCGACTGGACGCATAATTTCCATCTTTCCATGCTACCAAGAGGAAACTTTGTAGATAACTATGAAGCGTTCACGCCACAGAGAGACGAGGAGTTCTAATTACATGTCTTGCTCAATCATATGAATATATCATGAGCTAACAACATGAAAATGTCTTTTGACTAATATTTCTATGATTGATGCAATTATTTGCATTCCAGAACGTGCCGCAGCTGACGTTGTTGAGTGTGCATGCCTCATCGGACTCCCTAAGTTTAAGGTACGCAAGGCCTAAGGTGAAACAACCCTAGCTAAAAAGTTACTACTACAAGTATTGCACTAGTATGTGACTAGGACAGATGAATGAGAGAACAATGAACAAAATAAGCACTGAGCTGACATGTTACTAAACTTACCTGTGACCAGCTTATGTAGAAGAATCCTAATTGCAAACCCTTGCAGGGCTTCCATATTTTACCTACATGAATACATCAACCTAGGCTTATAGGTTCTCCTCTTTGAACATACTTGCTGTAAATTGAACATATCAGGGATTGTGAGAAAAATTGGAAGATTGTGTTTGTAAAATATACCACTAGTAGAAACACTACATGCATactccccgccccccccccccccccccccccgacacattTCATTAATTTTACCATGGCATCAAGAATATACATTATTTTAAATCTAGCAAATCAATTTAATACATGGAAAACACATATTTCCAAGAGAGGCATGGCCCAGCTGCCCTTTCAAATTTATCAATTTTGTATATTCTGCAGGATTTCTACAAGCTCGATGGAAAGCCAGTTTACATACTGGTGGAGTCCCGCAAATAAAATGTAAAATGATGATGATTGATCAGGCAAGTGTTCATAGTCTCATGGTTGAAATATCGCCCAGTAGTCTTTGTTAATCTTTTTTCAACATATTATGCAGCACCGCTAGGTTTGTCAATTAACAAACTCATGTTCTTGTACAAATACACTGCTACAAATTCACAGCCGCGGGAGTAAATGATATGATCCAATATCCATGCTACCCATTCTGTAAACGTATAATTTCTTCGGTAACCTTTGTTAAGTAGAGACAAATCACAACTTCACTAGGCATCACTTATAAATAGATGCTTGGTTACTTCGTTTAGAAGTTCCACATTAAGCTATTCTCTACAATCCACATTAAGCTAATCTCCACAATCCACATTAAGCTGTTTAGTCTAATAATCCAGAGGTTTTATATACACTAATTCTGGCCTTGTTTCTTCTTCAGAAAAAGGATCACAGCTTCATTCGTTTGCAAGCGCGCATGGTGGATGTGTATTGATAACTCTGCAGTACACTGTTAGGGGCAGCTGCTATTGCTAAGTGTCTTTCTTGGTGGAGAGGGTGAGATAGATGAGATGTAGTCTTCCTAGCACTAGTTTTCCAGTAGTGGAGTATTTGATGAGAGCTTGTAGTTATTTCTGTCGGGAATCATCACCGTTAGCCGCAAAGAAAAGAACCATCCTGTTGTTCAGGTTCTTCTACGAGATTTTTCCTGTGTATCTCAGCATTAGTTTATTCCATTGTCTCTAAAATTGTGTGGTCGTAAGATTACAGTGCTAGTTACAACTATccttaaaaaatgaaaaaaaaatcttaGAAAACGGAGTTACATCGGTAGTTTCTGAACTAAGCTATGAAAAAGAACAGCCTGGTTCAGGAGGTTTGATCAGTTCTTGTGAGCAAAATCTTGCCACGATACCGATCTTGGCACACCGGCGGAGCGCGGGAGCTGCTGCTGGGACGCCGATCTCGAAATGCCGGAGCCGGAAGGAGGCGTGAACTGCTGCTGCGATGCCGACCTCGGCATGTGGGCGGAGCAGAGCATCGGGGAGCTCGCCGTGTGGGGGTCACCGAACTGCTGGCACGAGACCGACCTCGGCATACCGCTGGCGCGGTGGAGCCGGCACCGGAAGGAGCCAGGATGGTCGGTGGGCGAGCAGATGCACTGCCCCTTCGCCTTCGCTGGCACCTTGGCCGCCGTGGCGGCGATCTTGGAAGCCATCTTCAGAGCTCCGGGTCTCTCTCGCGTTCCGGCCGAACTTGGAAGGTCGAATCTGTCGGCTGTTGTTGATACGACGCGTTTGTTTTAGTTGCGATTCCCACGGTGAATTTATAACGGAGTTGCAGGGTGGATTTTGAGTCGAATTCAGGTTCGTTACGATTCCATCAGAAACCGTGTCAGATGGGTTGCAAACCGAAACAAACTGACGGAGAAGTAGGACGCAAACTGAATGGAGAAACTTAACTGGTGATAGTTACATGACAGACAACTTACAAACCATCGATCTGACGATCTAATCTGTTGTACAATACGCTCGAACTCATCGATCAATAATCAAACAGAAGAACAAGGAAGTCGCGGGCGCGATCGATCGATCGGTCGACGGATCAGAGCATTGGAAGCATCATCTGGAGCAGGGGAGCCGGCCGGGACCGGCGGTGCCGCGCCTTGAACTTCCTGATGGCCGCCGTGAGCACCCTCCTCCACCCCTCCTGAAGAACCCAAGCCAACAGAAACCTCGTAACGCTAATGGCAGATTCGGGGAGCGAGCTCAAGCTTTGAGGGGTTCATGTGCAGGGAGCTACCTTGGTGGGGGCAGGCGATGGCAGCGGCGGCGACAAGTCCAGCTTCGCCCTGCCGGTGTCGTGGAGGTCGAGGAAAGAGCCGTCCCGCCGcagccgccggcgccgccacctcGACCTGCTGCCGCCTCCGCCGGCAGCGTCCTTGAGCCTGCTCCCGGCCCTCGCCCGGCGCTTCAGCTTGGCGATGAGGAAGTCTCTGGAGCCGGAGGCCGGCGACTCGCTCGGGATCTTGTTGACCGGGGACCAGATGCCGCTCTGGCAGTAGTCGAAGTCGTAGGCGGAGGAGTCGGGGAACTTGCCGAGGAGGCCCCGCGACATGGACTGCTCAAGGTACTCCACCGTCACCACGCGCTCCACCACCAGCACCGGGGCGGCCGGGCTGCCGTTGTAGCCGCCGGCGTCCGTCTCGGCCGCGCTGTTCATCTTGGCTTAAGGCTCGTGAAGTGCTTGGAATTGAGAAGGAGCAGAGGGAAGGGGGAGCGTGGTGATCGGAGGAAGGGAGGGAAAGGGGTGGGAAATGGAGCAGATCGGTGGAAGTAACCGTTGCGGTGTCTGGCCGGGCACCCGACCGTTGGGATCTCGAGGGTTCGTGGCACTGATGAGTGGGGTCGGGAACTGCCTGCACCAAAGCTGATGTGTACGTCAAAGCTTGTCATTTGTTTTTCTTTTGCGACGAGTTTTTTTTTAGGTAATATCATCGGGAGTCATAGAACTTGCGTTCGATATTTGGTGCTAGAACTTTAAAAATACAGAATTGCAGTCATTTAAGTTGACTCAAGCGTGCACATACGGTCACAACATGCACGTGCAGGCGTATCCGCGTGTATGGCCCCACCCGTCTGTGAGTGCTGGCGCTCGGACCAcacatttttttttgaaagaacACCATTGTatttttttattcatgaaaaaagcCGACCACAACTACGCctctttttcttaaaaaaaacaaACCACTGTAATGGGCGAATTAACACAAAAACCGGGTACGCGTGGAATCAATCTCACGACCCACGCTTACAACACTGGCCAGAGCCACTCCACCAAACATTCACATGTCTACCGTTGATAACAAATACATATATGATCGGGTGTTATAAATATGTCTATTGTTTATAAATTTCAGTAATAAAAATAACGTTTAGAAATTCATGTGTTATAAATATTCATCCAAAGGAAATAACCTACTTTCAAAACTGTTCATGTATAATTTAAAATTTAAATTCTGATATGAATATTCAATCGTGTCTAATATTTAAATCATCTAAAATTTGAATATAAGTCATGAGTAAAAATAATATACAAGtgaatattcataaatattttaaattcataattttatataatttaaatgtaATCAGTGAATGTATAATTGTCTATGGATTTAGTAAACATATTTATTTAATAAAAAATTAATGTCCATATACTGCTCAACCATGGGGATTACAATCATACCGGTGTAGCAACTCAATCTCATTTGGTCCAGACCGTAGCCAACAGCTTTATATTTAAATGCTTTATTACTACTGATCATTTATTTGTGTAATAATTTTGAAACACAAATATTCAAACATAATTTTATTACTTAAGTTTTACAAATATCGTAAAAAGTATCTTAAATGTCTTTATTACTTCTGTTTTACTAAACATTTTTTTACAGAATACACAGGTTtatatttaattattttatttactAATAATCGTCTTTATGTATAATATTTTTGACGCAAATATTTGAACAAATTTTATACTTACATCTCTCTTCGTccacgtcttacattatgagacaaaGGGAGTACCTTTTTAGAATACTTATGTTTTAGAAATATACATAAAAAATGGTGCGTGCAAAATGGGCCATAGTGTCTGCAGCCTATGTAAGCTCCACATGCTTTTTCGTTCGTGCATATACATTTCCTATCAACTGTAGTTGCTAAAATTTTTTTTTATCAACTATAGACATGTGAACGTGTTTGGTGGAGTGGCTAAAGTGTCCAGTATTGTAAGCGTGGATCGCGAGGTTGATACCTGGCGCACTAATTTTTTGTGTTAATTTGCACAATACAGTGTTTTTTCTGTAAATAAAAAAATCAGAGGGGATTTTGTGAAAAATGCGTCGTGTGGTCGGCTTTTTCCGTGAATAAAAAATGCACGCATAGTTTTTGCAAAAATGCATCGTCCGAATGCCACCactcactgacaagtgggaccaTACACACGGATACGCCTACATATGTATGTTGTGACCGTATGTGTACGCTTGAGTCAAGTTAAGTGACCGCAATTTCGTATTTTCAAAGTTCTAGCACCAAActaaacattgagtgcaagttcTATGACTTCCGGTGATATTACCTCTTTTTTTTAACAATAATGCTAAACATATAAAGGTTTACATGCTTTTACACACTGACTAGGATCTTTTCAAACTAACTAACCTCTTCCCCTTATTTTCATGGGATGGGCCCCTTCTCCCCCTTAATCTCCAATCAAAACCCACCTTCATGTAAAAGCATATATCCttttgtacgtgtagcattactcTTTTTTTAAGAGAGAGATTGGGGCGAAGTATTCCTGTTCTAAGGATTGCAAAATCTACATGATTTCTTAAATCATCAGACTTAGGGCCGGTTTGAAGTCTTCTAGCTCCACGCTTCACAAACTCCATGGATGAAATTGTGCAGGACACTTGGGCTCCGAGAAGCTGGATTCTCGAATCTATGCCTGATGACAGTGCAAAATCTTGGAGGAGCGTCGGCCCAGCTCCACAGTTATGGAAAGTTGCAGTTAGCCAATATTACAACCGAAGTGCCAACGCCAAGTCAAGCCAATCAAACCGGTACGCTCGCCCAAACATATTGCTCATCATTCCGTGCACTGAATCGGTACATGGGCTCCTTCCTTCGATGTCTATCCCAAACTGAATTGCCTTCCACCGGCCCAAATGGGCGCCCAACAACCTCTTAGCTGGGTTGCAACGCTGGGAGAAGCTACGCATGACGCCGGGCGCTTGGGAATCGCTAGGTGGAGCAAGAAGCTGGCTAGGGAAGCTCGATTTGTGAAGTTGGAGGAGATTAGCACAATTTCCAGCATCCATGGCCACAGCCGCCAGCGACGATGCCGACTCGGTGGCGCTCGTGTGGGGGCAGTAGGACACCAACGAGCAACGAGCTCACCATTGCCAGGGAGTCCTGGATACAGCTGCCCTGCAACATCTGTCGTTGGAGCCCAGCAAGTTGGAAAGTCAGAGGGGAAACCACGAGGAGGAGTTTGACCAACAAAACGTGGGCCGAGGATGAATCTAAGAATGGACCAGCGATAGGAGGAAGGAGAGGTCTTGTGTGTGGGTTTTGGTTACAAAGGCGGTTATGATGATTTCTCCGAATTGATTGAATCTGGGGAGGCAGGGACATGGACGAAGCGAAACACGGGAGCAATCCTTAAGGACTAGTGCCTTGGAGCCGCAATCATCGTCGGTGAACCCTTGAATCGATTCAAAGTTCCTGACACCATAACTCGCCGCCGCACATGCACAATAAGAAACTCTCACCTCACCACCTCAAGGAGATGGCAGGAATTTACGCCGGAGCTTTGTCGATTTCATCCAGATGGACGAACTCGAGGAGGATTGGAGCCCGAAATACTGACTCAACGAAGAAGCGTTGCCATCCGCCCAAAAGCCATCCCATGAGGACAAAAAAAAACGGTAACGCAAACTACTAGCCAGAGCAGAGGCACTGGGATTCTCTTCCccaccaccgtccgccggagtggcatgcagaggggaggcgaatccacggACTCGCTGATGGTGCTTGGAGGGGAGTTGTAAACACTAGCCGCTGCCAGGGAAAAGAACGCCGCGTCAAGTTGCAATATGAAAAGTGTAGACACAAGTCGCTGGAACCTTATGTTCATTTTAAgtactatatatataagtatagaTTAAGCTTTTGTTCTATATGGTCACATAGTGAACAATTGACTATTACGCTTATTAGGTGGAATGGCTAGAGATACAACATTAATGTTTCAAAATATTGGAAAAAACTTGACTCCATCTGTTGTATAATGATGATACAATATGTCcggaaaactatattagaaaatcTCACAAAAAAGCAAAACATGTGTATGTCAATCTAATGGATTGTTTTTATAGCAGACCCTAACC
This region of Triticum aestivum cultivar Chinese Spring chromosome 2D, IWGSC CS RefSeq v2.1, whole genome shotgun sequence genomic DNA includes:
- the LOC123053826 gene encoding uncharacterized protein, whose protein sequence is MNSAAETDAGGYNGSPAAPVLVVERVVTVEYLEQSMSRGLLGKFPDSSAYDFDYCQSGIWSPVNKIPSESPASGSRDFLIAKLKRRARAGSRLKDAAGGGGSRSRWRRRRLRRDGSFLDLHDTGRAKLDLSPPLPSPAPTKEGWRRVLTAAIRKFKARHRRSRPAPLLQMMLPML